AGAACAGGATTGCCACGCCTACGACGTTGATGCGTGACGCGGGAACGCGAGCGTCTTCCGACCGACGACCGAGAGCAATGGAGACCATGTCGTCCTCCTTCTTTTCAGCCTCTGACCCGCTCGCGGCGTCCTGCCGCGGCCGGCCCACGACCGGACTCGATGCCTGCTGAGCTTGTGGACGAATGACGACTCGACGGATGATGCGCGCGCAGGGCTGAAACCACATCACCAATGGTGAACCCCGCCGCCTCCGCGTCGGCAAGCACCCGGGTAACGAACGCGCGCAGCCGACGGTCGCGCTCGCGCGGCGAGTGCGCCTGCGAGGACGTAGCGCGGATGAACGACCCGACGCCGCGCCGGGTCTCGATGACGCCGGCGCGCTCGAGCTCTAGGTACACCCGCGCAACCGTGTTCGCGTTGACGCGCAGATCCACCGCGAGCTGCCGAACGGTCGGTAGTTGATCACCGGGGCGCAGGCGGCCCGCGGCGATTGCCGCCCGCAGCCCGCGCTCGAGCTGCGCGTAGATCGGCGTTGGGTCGCGGCCGTCGATGGCGATGATACTCACGTGACCTATTATACTAGTGCATTGGTACAACTGCCGTCAAGTCGCTCGGAGGGAGGGAGAGATGCCGCTACGCCACATAGCCCCGACTTCGTCGCGGCGAGAATCTATGAGCTGGAGGTCTACCGCAAGTAGCGCGGTTCCTTTATAGTGGCAGCCACCAATTGGCCATTCATCGAGACGGAGGGCTACGCCAATGCGCGCT
The genomic region above belongs to Luteitalea sp. and contains:
- a CDS encoding GntR family transcriptional regulator — its product is MIAIDGRDPTPIYAQLERGLRAAIAAGRLRPGDQLPTVRQLAVDLRVNANTVARVYLELERAGVIETRRGVGSFIRATSSQAHSPRERDRRLRAFVTRVLADAEAAGFTIGDVVSALRAHHPSSRHSSTSSAGIESGRGPAAAGRRERVRG